The following are encoded together in the Streptomyces sp. NBC_00358 genome:
- the ggt gene encoding gamma-glutamyltransferase yields the protein MRRPLARNLTVLAVSAATVLVGAAAPPGAPAAGPVARASVAKVPVAVGSGGAVASVDADASAAGIEVLKKGGNAVDAAVATAAALGVTEPYSSGIGGGGYFVYYDAKSRTVHTIDGRETAPLTADSGLFLENGRPLAFADAVTSGLSVGTPGTSATWQTALDSWGSERLGSVLKPAERIARDGFTVDATFRSQTESNQDRFRNFPDTAKLFLPGGSLPAVGSTFRNPDLARTYEELGRKGTGAVYGGDLGRDIVATVDKPPVDPASGYDARPGKLSLKDLAVYRAKRQAPTRTSYRGLDVYSIAPSSSGGTTVGEALNILERTDLSKASEAQYLHRYIEASRIAFADRGRWVGDPAFEDVPTKGLLSQRYADGRACLIKDDAVLTSPLAPGDPSSPAACGTTGTAAPTTYEGENTTHLTVADKWGNVVAYTLTIEQTGGSGITVPGRGFLLNNELTDFSFTPANPAVHDPNLPGPGKRPRSSISPTIVLDRNGRPVVALGSPGGASIITTVLQTLTEFVDRGLPLVDAIAAPRASQRNTAQTELEPGLYDSPLRARLEAIGHSFKVNPEIGAATGVQRLANGTWLAAAEKVRRGGGSAMVVRPTP from the coding sequence ATGCGACGCCCACTTGCGCGGAATCTGACGGTCCTGGCGGTTTCGGCCGCGACGGTATTAGTGGGAGCGGCGGCGCCACCCGGGGCGCCGGCCGCGGGTCCGGTCGCGAGGGCGTCCGTGGCGAAGGTACCCGTCGCGGTCGGCTCCGGAGGTGCCGTGGCGAGCGTCGACGCGGACGCCTCGGCCGCCGGCATCGAGGTGCTGAAGAAGGGCGGCAACGCCGTCGACGCGGCCGTCGCCACGGCGGCGGCCCTCGGCGTCACCGAGCCCTACTCGTCCGGCATCGGCGGAGGCGGCTACTTCGTCTACTACGACGCCAAGTCCCGTACGGTGCACACGATCGACGGACGCGAGACGGCACCCCTGACCGCCGACTCCGGGCTGTTCCTGGAGAACGGCCGGCCGCTCGCCTTCGCGGACGCCGTCACCAGCGGCCTGAGCGTGGGCACACCGGGCACGTCCGCCACCTGGCAGACCGCCCTGGACTCCTGGGGCAGCGAGCGCCTGGGCAGCGTCCTCAAGCCGGCCGAGCGCATCGCCCGCGACGGCTTCACGGTCGACGCGACGTTCCGCTCGCAGACGGAGTCGAACCAGGACCGCTTCAGGAACTTCCCCGACACGGCGAAGCTCTTCCTGCCCGGAGGCTCGCTGCCGGCCGTCGGATCGACCTTCAGGAACCCCGATCTCGCGCGCACGTACGAGGAGTTGGGCAGGAAGGGCACGGGCGCGGTCTACGGCGGCGACCTCGGCCGGGACATCGTCGCCACGGTCGACAAGCCGCCCGTGGACCCCGCGTCCGGCTACGACGCCCGGCCCGGCAAGCTGTCCCTGAAGGATCTCGCGGTGTACCGGGCGAAGCGCCAGGCGCCCACCCGGACCTCGTACCGCGGACTGGACGTCTACTCGATCGCGCCGTCCTCCTCCGGCGGTACGACCGTCGGTGAAGCGCTCAACATCCTGGAGAGGACGGACCTCTCGAAGGCGAGCGAGGCGCAGTACCTGCACCGCTACATCGAGGCGAGCCGGATCGCGTTCGCGGACCGGGGCCGCTGGGTGGGCGATCCGGCCTTCGAGGACGTCCCCACCAAGGGCCTGCTGTCGCAGCGGTACGCGGACGGCCGGGCCTGCCTCATCAAGGACGACGCCGTGCTGACGAGCCCGCTCGCGCCGGGCGACCCGAGCAGCCCCGCCGCCTGCGGCACCACCGGGACGGCCGCCCCGACGACGTACGAGGGGGAGAACACGACCCATCTGACGGTGGCCGACAAGTGGGGCAACGTCGTCGCCTACACGCTGACCATCGAACAGACGGGCGGCAGCGGCATCACCGTCCCGGGACGCGGCTTCCTCCTCAACAACGAACTGACGGACTTCTCGTTCACGCCGGCCAACCCGGCGGTGCACGACCCCAATCTGCCGGGTCCCGGCAAGCGCCCGCGCTCGTCGATCTCGCCGACCATCGTGCTCGACCGGAACGGCAGGCCCGTCGTGGCGCTCGGTTCGCCGGGCGGAGCGAGCATCATCACGACCGTCCTGCAGACTCTGACCGAGTTCGTCGACCGGGGGCTCCCGCTGGTCGACGCCATCGCGGCGCCACGCGCCAGCCAGCGCAACACCGCCCAGACCGAGCTCGAACCCGGTCTGTACGACAGCCCGTTGAGGGCGCGGCTCGAAGCCATCGGCCACTCCTTCAAGGTGAACCCGGAGATCGGCGCGGCCACGGGCGTCCAGCGCCTCGCGAACGGCACCTGGCTGGCCGCGGCGGAGAAGGTCCGGCGCGGCGGAGGATCGGCCATGGTGGTGCGGCCCACTCCGTAG
- the map gene encoding type I methionyl aminopeptidase — protein sequence MVELKTDTSIDEMHAAGQVVGRALTAVREAADVGVSLLELDEVAHQVLREAGATSPFLGYRPSFAPTPFPAVICASVNEAIVHGIPTRDRLRDGDLVSIDFGAELGGWVGDSAISFIVGKPRAADVRLVETAERALAAGIEAAVVGNRIGDIAHAVGTVCRAAGYGIPEGFGGHGVGRRMHEDPPVPNEGRPGRGLRLRHGMVLAIEPMLIGGGTDGYHEAPDGWTLRTNDGSRAAHAEHTVAITDSGPRILTAR from the coding sequence ATGGTGGAACTGAAGACGGATACATCGATCGACGAGATGCACGCGGCCGGCCAGGTCGTGGGCCGGGCGCTCACGGCGGTGCGGGAGGCCGCCGACGTGGGCGTCTCCCTTCTGGAACTGGACGAGGTGGCGCACCAGGTCCTGCGTGAGGCGGGCGCGACGTCGCCCTTCCTCGGCTATCGCCCCTCCTTCGCGCCCACGCCCTTTCCCGCGGTCATCTGCGCCTCCGTGAACGAGGCGATCGTGCACGGCATCCCGACCCGCGACCGACTGCGCGACGGCGACCTGGTCTCCATCGACTTCGGCGCCGAACTGGGCGGCTGGGTGGGCGACTCGGCGATCAGCTTCATCGTCGGCAAGCCGCGCGCCGCCGACGTGCGGCTCGTGGAGACCGCCGAGCGGGCCCTGGCCGCGGGTATCGAGGCGGCCGTCGTCGGCAACCGCATCGGGGACATCGCGCACGCCGTCGGCACCGTGTGCCGCGCGGCGGGGTACGGCATCCCGGAGGGCTTCGGCGGGCACGGCGTGGGCCGCCGGATGCACGAGGACCCCCCGGTCCCGAACGAGGGCCGTCCCGGCCGCGGACTGCGACTGCGGCACGGGATGGTCCTCGCCATCGAGCCGATGCTCATCGGCGGCGGCACGGACGGCTATCACGAGGCCCCCGACGGCTGGACACTGCGCACCAACGACGGCTCCCGGGCGGCCCACGCGGAGCACACGGTGGCCATCACGGACTCGGGCCCCCGCATCCTGACGGCACGCTGA